The Methylobacterium durans nucleotide sequence AGCACCGCTGCCGCGGCGAGAGCGAGCGCCCACGGGTTTAGACTCGCCAGAACCGGCACGTCGAAGCGGATCGGCCCGGCCGTGAACGGTCGCGTCTCAGCGAAGACGGTGTGCAGGGCGAACCAGACCGCAAGGTTCAGGATGACGCCGACCACCGCCGCCGTGATCGCCGAGAGCGCGCCGGCGAGCGCCCGGTTGCCGCGCAGGCGCTCGACGTAGGGCGCGCCCACGAAGATCCAGAGGAAGCAGGGCGCGAAGGTGACCCAGGTGGTGAGCAGCCCGCCGAGCGTGCCGGCGACCAGCGGCGGGAGCGAGCCGGGCGCCCGGTAGGCGGCCAGGAAGCCGACGAACTGGGTGACCATGATCAGGGGGCCGGGCGTCGTCTCGGCCATGCCGAGGCCATCCAGCATCTCGCCGGGCTTCAGCCAGCCGTAATGTTCCACCGCCCGCTGGGCGACGTAGGCCAGCACCGCGTAGGCGCCCCCGAAGGTCACCATCGCCATCTTCGAGAAGAACACCGCGACGTGGCTGAACACGTCGTTGGGCCCAAGAGCGAGCAGGATGGCGGCGACCGGCACCAGCCAAATCGCGCCCCAGGTCAGCAGCATCCGCAGCGTGTGCCCGGCGGCGGCCCGCTCCTGCGGGAGCTCGTGGTCGTCGAGCAGGAAGGGGCCTTCAACGACCTTGCCGCCGGTCCCGTGTCCGCCGGCCTTGAACTGCGGCAGACCGGCCCGGCCGCCGAGCCAGCCGACGACGCCAGCCGTCAGCACGATCAGCGGGAAGGGCACGTCGAGGAAGAAGATGGCCACGAAGGCTGCCGCCGCGAGGCCGACCATGACGGGGCCCTTGAGCGCGCGCTTGCCGATGCGGATTACGGCCTGGAGCACGATGGCAAGCACGGCCGCCTTGAGCCCAAAGAACAGGCCGGCGACGAGGCCGACATTGCCGTAGAGCGCGTAGATCCAGCTGAGCGCCATGATCGCGACGACGCCCGGCAGCACGAACAGGCCGCCGCCCACGAGGCCGCCTCGGGTGCCGTGCATGAGCCAGCCCACATAGGTGGCGAGCTGCTGCGCCTCCGGCCCGGGCAGGAGGGTGCAGAAGTTCAGCGCGTGCAGGAACCGGTTCTCCGAGATCCAGCGCTTCTCCTCGACGAGGACGCGGTGCATCACGGCGATCTGCCCTGCCGGACCACCGAAGGAGAGCGCGGCGATGCGTGTCCAGACCGGCAGCGCCTCGGCGAGGGTGACGGGCTGCGGCGCTTCCGGGGCGACCGCGCCGGGCTCGGGCGCGGTTTGGCTGAGTGTGGCACTGGCCATGGTCAGGCTCTCTCCTTGGGCTTGTTGGTTGGCCAGTTGTGGGTCTCCTCTGTCGCATCCCGGCACCAGCGATAGAAGGCGTCGTAGAGGAGCATGCCGGCGTCGAGCTGCTCGAGGTCATCCGCGTAGATCCGCGAGAGCCCGAGCGAGGCGGCGAGCAGGCCGGCCGCCTCCGGTGCGAGATCGGGTCGGGCAGTGTCGGCTCCGCGCACCAAGGTCGCAAGGTGCAGGAGCGGCGGCGTCGCGAGGCCGAGTTCCTCGACCATGACGTCGAAGGTGCAGAGTTCGCCCCGGTGGCTCCAGAAGGCGCCCGGGTCGTCAATGTCGAAGGCGGCGCCGCCGAACCGCTCGGCCACGGCGGTCACCTCGGGCGGCGGCACGAACAGGAAGACCGCCTCCGGGTCGACGAAGCGGCGGATCAGCCAGGGGCAGGCGATGCGGTCGACCTTCGGCCGAGCCCGCGTCACCCAGACGGTGCGGCCGCGCGCGTCGCGGGGCGGGAGCTTCGCCTCGGGCACCAGCGGCAGACCGGCCTCAGCCCAGGCGCCGAAGCCACCATCCAGGGTCTCGGCAGCGGCACCAGCTTGACGCAGGTACGCTGCGGCTCCGTGGCTCAAGTCGCGCCCATGCCGGCAGACGACGACCGCGCTGCGGCCCACCAGATCGGCGGACCAGTGCTCGATGTCGGCGACAGAGCGCCGGAGGCTGCTGGGGATCAGGCGCGGGTCGTCCCGGGAGGCGTCGTCTGGCCAGACATCGACCACGACGGGGCAGCCGGCGGTGCCGACCAAGCGAGCGAGCTTCTCGACGGAGATGGAGTTCGGCGTAGGCATGGCGCGTCCTTGCATCAAGTGCAGGTTGGACGCGATTCTTCAGCCGTAGCCTCGTCGGGGGATCGCTCCCCGATGCCTTATTGATCGCCGTCGACCCGCGGTTGTCAAGCGCTGCAGCCGGGTGCGTGAGATCTCCCCGCTCAGGAACGCCACCGGTCGTTCCAAGTGCAGATAGAGCCAAGTCGCAGCTTACCGCTCAACGTGGCGGACCTGGATCTTGCGCCCGTCGGCGGCGCGGGCCGAGACGACCACTTTGTCACCAGAGGTCAGCGGCTTCGCGAGAGGGCCAGCGAGCTTCGCCCCACCGGCTGGCGCGAGGTCTACCGTCTCGGTTTTGCCACCAGACAGGATGGTGGCTTTGCCCGTCGCGCCCTTGGCCGAGACCGGCTTGCCGTCCTCGTCGCTGAGGTGGAGCGCGATCTCGGTCGGGGTATCCACGAACTCGGCGTGCCCCCCGGCGACGTCGACGAGCTCGCCGCCGTTCGGGCCTTTGTGCGAGTGGCGCTGGGCCTGGGCCGCGGCCGGCAGCGCCAGGACGAGAGCGAGCGCGAGGATGCTGGGCTTCATGGTGTCTCCTTCGGTGGTCAGTAGAGCTCGGCGGGCTTGAGCCCGCCTACCTGTCCCGCCCGGAGCCGCTCAAGGGCGCGCCGACCGAAGGCGAGGAACAGGATCGGGGTCAGGACGGCGTCGAGCAGCGTGGCGCTGACGAGGCCGCCCAGGATGGTCACCGCGACGGGGTGCAGGATCTCGCGGCCCGGCTCGCCGACGCCGAGCACCAACGGCAGCAGGGCGAGCCCGGCCGAGAGCGCGGTCATCAGCACCGGCGCGAGCCGCTCCAGCGACCCGCGCACGACGAGCGCGGGCCCGAACGCCTCACCCTCGTGCAGGGCGAGGTTCAGGTAGTGGCTGATCTTGAGGATGCCGTTGCGCGCGGTGATGCCGGCGAGCGTCACGAATCCGACCATCGAGGCGACCGAGAGCGGCTGCCCGGCGAGCCACAGGGCCGCGACGCTGCCGACAAGGGCGAGCGGGATGCTGGCCATGATGATGCCGGCCAGCGCCAGCGAGCGGTAGCGCCCGTAGAGGACGGTGAGGATCAGCGCGAGCGCGACCAGCGAGAGCAGGCCGATGCGGGCCGAGGCCTCCTCCTGCGCCTGGAACGAACCCTCCAGCCCGGCCCGATAGCCCGGCGGCCAGCGGGTCTCGTCGGTGGCGCGGCGCACGTCGGCGACCACCGCGGCGAGGTCGCGCCGCTTGTCGGTGTTGCCGAAGACCGCGATCCGGCGCTGGGCGTTCTCGCGCATGATCTGGTTCGGGCCATCGGTCTCCGAGACCTCGGCGACCCGCCGCAGCGGGATGCGCCCGGCGGGGGTGGCGATCAAGAGGTCGGCGAGGCCCGTGGTCGAGCGGTCCTCGTCCCCGAGGCGGATGACCACGTCGAAGCGGCGGTTGCCCTCGACGATCTGCGAGACCGTGCGCCCGTTGCTCAGGGTATCGAGCGCCTCGGTCACGGCCGCCGGCGTCAGGCCGTAGAGGGCCGCCCGCTCGTGGTCGACGTCGACCCGCAGTTGCGGAATGCGCACCTGCTTCTCGACCTGGAGGTCCGCCATGCCCGGGATCTTCGCGAGGCGGTCGCGCACACCCTCGGCGAGGCTTCGCAGGGTGTCGAGGTCGTCGCCGTAGATCTTGACCGCGACTTCGGCCCGGATGCCCGACAGCATGTGGTCGAGCCGGTGCGAGATCGGCTGGCCGACGTTGAGCACCGCCGGCAGCACGCCGAGGCGTTCGCGGATGTCGGCGAGAATGACCTCCTTGGGTCGGCCGGGCTTGAGGTCGACGTCGATCTCGGACGAGTGGACGCCCTCGGCGTGCTCGTCCATCTCGGCACGGCCGGTGCGGCGCCCGACCGAGGCCACCTCCGGCACCTCGCGGATGAGGCGCTCGGCGACGAGGCCGAGCCGGTGACTCTCGGCAAGCGAGATGCCGGGATTGTAGGCGAGCCCGAGCGCGAGGCTGCCCTCGTTGAAGGGCGGCAGGAACGCGCGCGGGAGCGTGGTGGCCGCGATGCCCGCGGCAACGACCGCCGCGCCGGTGGTCCCGACGACCAGCCAGCGGTTCCGGAATGCCCATTCCAGAAGGGCGGCGTTCCCGCGCTTGAGGAGCCGGACCAGCCAGGTGTCGCCGCGATGCCGGGCGCCGTTACCGGCGAGCAGGTACGAGGCCAGTACGGGCGTGAGGGTGACGGAGACGACGAGGCTCGCCAGGATCGAGGCGATGTAGGCGACCCCGAGCGGGGCGAAGAGCCGCCCCTCGATGCCGGACAGCGCGAACAGGGGGACGA carries:
- the chrA gene encoding chromate efflux transporter: MASATLSQTAPEPGAVAPEAPQPVTLAEALPVWTRIAALSFGGPAGQIAVMHRVLVEEKRWISENRFLHALNFCTLLPGPEAQQLATYVGWLMHGTRGGLVGGGLFVLPGVVAIMALSWIYALYGNVGLVAGLFFGLKAAVLAIVLQAVIRIGKRALKGPVMVGLAAAAFVAIFFLDVPFPLIVLTAGVVGWLGGRAGLPQFKAGGHGTGGKVVEGPFLLDDHELPQERAAAGHTLRMLLTWGAIWLVPVAAILLALGPNDVFSHVAVFFSKMAMVTFGGAYAVLAYVAQRAVEHYGWLKPGEMLDGLGMAETTPGPLIMVTQFVGFLAAYRAPGSLPPLVAGTLGGLLTTWVTFAPCFLWIFVGAPYVERLRGNRALAGALSAITAAVVGVILNLAVWFALHTVFAETRPFTAGPIRFDVPVLASLNPWALALAAAAVLAVFRFGTGMVRTLAACAAVGVALHLAGLV
- a CDS encoding chromate resistance protein ChrB domain-containing protein; translation: MPTPNSISVEKLARLVGTAGCPVVVDVWPDDASRDDPRLIPSSLRRSVADIEHWSADLVGRSAVVVCRHGRDLSHGAAAYLRQAGAAAETLDGGFGAWAEAGLPLVPEAKLPPRDARGRTVWVTRARPKVDRIACPWLIRRFVDPEAVFLFVPPPEVTAVAERFGGAAFDIDDPGAFWSHRGELCTFDVMVEELGLATPPLLHLATLVRGADTARPDLAPEAAGLLAASLGLSRIYADDLEQLDAGMLLYDAFYRWCRDATEETHNWPTNKPKERA
- a CDS encoding efflux RND transporter permease subunit, translating into MFGILVRASLRNRLFVLAAALVLVAYGSFVLPRLPVDVLPDLNRPMVTLMTEAEGLAPQEVEQTVTYPIEAAMNGMPGVTRVRSVSGVGLSIVYVEFDWSTDVYRSRQLVAEKLAIVRESLPRGVVPHMGPVTSIMGEILLVAVTAETMPPMEVRELADFVIRPQLLSLSGVAQVIPIGGEVRQYRVSPNPGAMQALDVRSEQVEAAVSRFGTNTGGGFVDQHGREYLIRNVGLTKRLDDLRGTVVTYRQGQPVLLRQVADVAFAPAHKRGDAGYNGRSAVIVSIQKQPGADTVELTRRIEATLASIQKTLPAGVKVDNIQFRQATFIETSIGNVKRVLLEAAAVVAVVLVLFLMNVRATLISLTAIPVSVLVTVLVFQALGLTINTMTLGGLAIAIGELVDDAVVDVENIIRRLRENREQPEPRPVLEVVAAASQEVRSGIVYATLIVVLVFVPLFALSGIEGRLFAPLGVAYIASILASLVVSVTLTPVLASYLLAGNGARHRGDTWLVRLLKRGNAALLEWAFRNRWLVVGTTGAAVVAAGIAATTLPRAFLPPFNEGSLALGLAYNPGISLAESHRLGLVAERLIREVPEVASVGRRTGRAEMDEHAEGVHSSEIDVDLKPGRPKEVILADIRERLGVLPAVLNVGQPISHRLDHMLSGIRAEVAVKIYGDDLDTLRSLAEGVRDRLAKIPGMADLQVEKQVRIPQLRVDVDHERAALYGLTPAAVTEALDTLSNGRTVSQIVEGNRRFDVVIRLGDEDRSTTGLADLLIATPAGRIPLRRVAEVSETDGPNQIMRENAQRRIAVFGNTDKRRDLAAVVADVRRATDETRWPPGYRAGLEGSFQAQEEASARIGLLSLVALALILTVLYGRYRSLALAGIIMASIPLALVGSVAALWLAGQPLSVASMVGFVTLAGITARNGILKISHYLNLALHEGEAFGPALVVRGSLERLAPVLMTALSAGLALLPLVLGVGEPGREILHPVAVTILGGLVSATLLDAVLTPILFLAFGRRALERLRAGQVGGLKPAELY